In bacterium, a single window of DNA contains:
- a CDS encoding putative glycoside hydrolase — MNSKKRTNSSKNLKYIKHLLGGKNVPFILGGLFLLTIVLFVLPNILSVTFDASHMKAKVSDSVSASALGQSASTSSDTNQVLSASAIASSSSIIAFDPNSSIIQTQAGATHLKTPVALKAVYMSSWVAGSNDFKNRIKKMIADSELNAVVIDFKDSTGMLSAKTGVPEIDNEGCTENRISDIKGLIKEFHDLNIYVIARVAVFQDSCLAKKHPEYSVKRKSDGLIWKDRKGMSWMYAGSKEVWDYNIKIARVAYSIGFDEVNLDYIRFPSDGNMKDLSYPVAIVNDPIAQKPKPAVVKAPKVSTKAGTKISNKASVIVAVAATTTELIPITEATVISTTTIAYDDLSLNTRANILSRFFTYMDGELRKSGDNRPKISADVFGMVATNTDDLGIGQLLEKILPHVDYVSPMVYPSHFGPGWNGYTKPATRPYDVIFVSMSKAVARAKAIGQDPLKLRPWLQDFNMGATYTPAMVKAQITAAYDAGLTSWMMWDPGNKYSSTKPILLQK, encoded by the coding sequence ATGAACAGCAAAAAAAGAACTAACAGTTCAAAGAATCTAAAATATATTAAACATCTTCTTGGAGGCAAGAACGTGCCTTTTATTTTAGGTGGGTTATTTTTATTAACCATAGTTTTGTTTGTTTTACCTAATATCCTTTCTGTAACTTTTGATGCGAGTCACATGAAGGCAAAGGTTAGTGATTCTGTTTCAGCATCAGCGTTAGGTCAATCAGCCTCAACGTCGAGCGATACAAATCAGGTTCTATCGGCAAGCGCCATTGCATCTTCATCGTCAATTATTGCCTTTGATCCAAATAGTTCAATCATACAAACTCAAGCCGGCGCAACTCATTTAAAGACACCTGTAGCACTTAAGGCTGTCTATATGTCTAGTTGGGTTGCTGGATCAAATGATTTTAAAAATAGAATAAAAAAAATGATTGCGGATTCTGAATTAAATGCCGTTGTCATAGACTTTAAGGATTCAACAGGAATGCTTTCTGCAAAAACAGGTGTACCTGAAATTGATAATGAGGGATGTACCGAGAATAGAATTAGTGACATCAAAGGTCTTATAAAGGAATTTCATGATTTAAATATTTATGTAATCGCAAGAGTCGCTGTTTTTCAGGATTCTTGTCTAGCTAAAAAACATCCAGAATATTCTGTAAAAAGAAAAAGCGATGGTCTTATTTGGAAGGATAGAAAAGGGATGTCTTGGATGTACGCTGGATCAAAAGAAGTTTGGGATTACAATATAAAAATTGCCAGGGTTGCATATTCAATAGGTTTTGATGAAGTTAATCTGGACTATATAAGATTCCCGTCAGATGGAAACATGAAGGATCTAAGCTATCCGGTAGCTATTGTTAATGACCCAATTGCACAAAAACCAAAACCAGCTGTAGTTAAGGCGCCAAAGGTAAGCACTAAAGCTGGTACTAAAATTTCCAACAAAGCTTCTGTTATTGTAGCTGTTGCAGCTACTACCACTGAACTGATACCAATAACTGAAGCTACCGTTATCTCCACAACTACCATCGCATATGATGATTTAAGTTTAAATACTAGGGCTAATATATTATCGAGATTCTTTACCTACATGGATGGCGAGCTTAGAAAAAGTGGAGACAATAGACCTAAAATTTCTGCTGATGTTTTTGGAATGGTTGCAACAAATACAGATGACTTGGGTATCGGTCAATTACTAGAAAAGATTTTACCTCATGTTGATTATGTTTCTCCTATGGTTTATCCATCGCACTTTGGACCAGGTTGGAACGGTTACACAAAGCCTGCAACCAGACCTTATGATGTTATATTTGTTTCAATGAGTAAGGCAGTTGCACGAGCAAAGGCAATAGGTCAGGATCCTTTAAAATTAAGACCATGGCTTCAAGATTTTAATATGGGTGCAACATATACTCCCGCAATGGTTAAGGCTCAGATTACAGCAGCATACGACGCTGGGCTTACTAGTTGGATGATGTGGGACCCCGGAAATAAATATAGTAGTACAAAACCTATTCTATTACAGAAATAA
- a CDS encoding alpha-1,2-fucosyltransferase, which yields MITVKLKGGLGNQLFQYAYGRAVSLKLETPLILDVSGYDNQSEIDTERELQINCFNLQASISNDVNDSNISLFKRLYEKAKNAIKNTANPYNGYIFTPENLDIKDGSHVEGFWQSEKYFSNIETILRSDLTLKEKLGEKAKLFRDRIKQVADNGGVSASVHIRRCDYTTNKYAAAYHGALDMTYYQRAISTLQAKLCGKQLVLFVFSDDISWVKENLKTDVPFVCVSRPEILDHEELILMGYCNHNIIANSSFSWWGAWLNPKKDKIVIAPKRWVKDSRANTNDVTPLGWIKI from the coding sequence ATGATAACGGTTAAATTAAAGGGCGGTTTGGGAAACCAGCTATTTCAATATGCATACGGTAGAGCTGTTTCTCTAAAACTGGAGACCCCTCTTATTCTTGACGTATCTGGATATGACAATCAGTCAGAAATAGACACTGAACGAGAGCTTCAAATAAACTGCTTCAATCTGCAGGCGTCAATATCAAATGATGTTAATGACTCCAATATTAGTCTTTTCAAGAGATTGTATGAAAAAGCAAAGAATGCGATAAAAAATACAGCTAATCCTTATAATGGATATATCTTTACACCTGAAAATCTAGACATTAAGGATGGTTCACACGTGGAGGGTTTTTGGCAAAGTGAAAAATATTTTTCTAATATTGAAACCATATTAAGATCTGACCTTACTCTAAAAGAAAAACTTGGTGAGAAAGCAAAACTTTTTAGAGATAGAATAAAACAAGTTGCTGATAACGGTGGGGTCAGCGCGTCAGTTCATATAAGAAGATGTGATTATACTACAAATAAATATGCAGCGGCATATCATGGTGCACTTGATATGACATATTATCAAAGAGCAATATCCACCCTACAAGCAAAGCTGTGTGGAAAGCAATTGGTTTTATTTGTCTTCTCAGATGATATATCCTGGGTTAAGGAGAACCTAAAGACAGATGTACCATTTGTTTGTGTTTCAAGACCAGAAATTTTAGACCATGAGGAACTTATTCTTATGGGATATTGTAATCACAATATTATAGCAAACTCATCCTTTAGTTGGTGGGGTGCATGGCTTAATCCAAAAAAAGACAAGATTGTAATAGCTCCAAAAAGATGGGTTAAGGACTCTCGTGCAAATACAAATGATGTTACTCCGCTTGGTTGGATAAAGATCTAG
- a CDS encoding O-antigen ligase family protein, giving the protein MNKTNSSICEFLKYAIIGLVFLVPFADLVISESLYFPFITGKGFVARAIVLVIALLYTSLVIRDRSYLPKKTPVVWAATTFILVLLASTINSIDPWKSFWSNQERMEGFVTLAEMFVLFIVSTGVFSNVFARTSKEKGISTASPSDFGVWKWFLNTMLALSVIMGIYAFSKMQNADDRIFGTLGNSSYLGGYAMAHFFLAMYLAIDVIKRMSLSLRKIPVKARENFIFIDVFLSLIYVAVGIFNLAVMYQTGTRGSFVGLVAGLFITAVIWAIAERKLPIFRWIGIVSLVIVVAIVAFLGVNKNSNFVKTNNQLNRFAQLITWDVSKVLSDQGHSRTMLWKMSYEGVKERPLLGWGQDNFPYVFAKYYDPAMYAQESWFDRTHDVFFDWLIAAGFLGLLSYLALFLSAIYTLWKKINDDWSVTERAVITGMLIAYFVHNIFVFDNLASYIFFFTILAFINTRGQGNIESKSIPLVKGNSVWILDVVAVILTGYVIWIAVLSPYNSSGQLIQSMQDKQQTLVGGKAQIVAADPKVRFGLIKDVLSANNLTRSEARERLVDISVAAITQSAKTDPAFAKEVYDYTVDQYGKEFAASKMDPRPYFFYSIFQQKLGMNAGALETIKKAVDLSPTKQSFLYTEGQLLMTLNRRDESTEVFRKAYELDKTNVDALKYYAYSLIENNKAGDIDALLNEQVKIDPTFKNDSVWADPMVLQALLDTKSFEKAISIAKQRIVNNPQDIQAVISLSAIYLKAGDRYASIEELKKIKALKPEYTADVDKYIKDIQDGKDPSSQQTQ; this is encoded by the coding sequence ATGAATAAAACAAACAGTTCAATTTGCGAATTTTTGAAATACGCAATAATCGGCCTAGTTTTTCTAGTGCCCTTCGCAGATTTAGTAATATCAGAGTCTCTATATTTCCCGTTTATAACAGGTAAGGGTTTTGTAGCCAGGGCAATAGTCCTAGTTATTGCTCTTCTTTATACATCTTTGGTTATCAGAGACAGAAGCTATTTACCTAAGAAAACGCCTGTTGTTTGGGCTGCAACAACTTTTATTTTGGTATTGCTAGCTTCAACAATAAACTCTATTGATCCATGGAAGAGTTTTTGGAGTAATCAAGAAAGAATGGAAGGTTTTGTCACACTAGCTGAAATGTTTGTTTTATTTATTGTATCAACTGGTGTTTTTTCAAATGTGTTTGCAAGAACCTCAAAAGAGAAAGGAATATCAACAGCTTCGCCTTCAGATTTTGGTGTTTGGAAATGGTTTTTAAATACAATGCTTGCACTCAGCGTTATTATGGGTATTTATGCATTCTCAAAAATGCAGAACGCTGATGATCGTATCTTTGGAACATTGGGTAACTCTTCTTATTTGGGAGGTTACGCAATGGCGCATTTCTTCCTTGCAATGTATTTGGCGATAGACGTTATTAAAAGAATGTCATTATCTCTTAGAAAAATACCTGTTAAGGCTCGCGAGAATTTTATTTTCATTGATGTATTTCTTTCATTAATTTATGTTGCTGTAGGAATATTTAACCTTGCTGTGATGTATCAAACAGGAACAAGAGGTTCTTTTGTTGGACTAGTAGCGGGGCTATTTATTACCGCCGTAATTTGGGCTATAGCTGAGAGAAAATTGCCAATATTTAGATGGATTGGAATTGTGTCACTAGTTATAGTTGTGGCCATTGTTGCTTTCCTTGGAGTTAATAAAAATTCTAATTTTGTTAAAACTAACAATCAACTGAATAGATTTGCTCAACTTATTACATGGGATGTAAGCAAGGTTCTGTCTGATCAAGGTCATTCAAGAACAATGCTTTGGAAAATGTCATACGAGGGTGTAAAAGAAAGACCGTTGTTAGGATGGGGACAAGATAATTTTCCTTATGTATTTGCAAAGTACTATGATCCAGCTATGTATGCACAAGAGTCATGGTTTGATAGAACTCATGATGTATTCTTTGACTGGCTAATCGCAGCTGGATTTTTAGGCCTACTGTCATATTTGGCATTATTCTTGTCTGCGATATATACATTGTGGAAAAAAATTAACGATGATTGGAGTGTGACAGAAAGGGCGGTGATTACCGGAATGCTTATTGCATACTTTGTTCACAATATATTTGTGTTCGACAACCTTGCAAGTTACATCTTCTTCTTCACAATTCTGGCGTTTATAAACACTCGTGGACAAGGGAATATTGAGTCAAAGAGTATTCCTTTGGTTAAAGGTAATTCTGTTTGGATTCTTGACGTTGTTGCTGTTATTTTAACTGGTTATGTAATATGGATTGCTGTTCTATCGCCATATAATTCAAGTGGACAGTTAATTCAATCTATGCAAGATAAGCAACAAACTCTTGTTGGTGGTAAGGCTCAGATAGTAGCAGCAGACCCTAAGGTTAGATTTGGACTAATTAAAGATGTTTTGAGTGCAAATAATCTAACTAGATCAGAAGCTCGCGAGAGATTGGTAGATATTTCTGTCGCAGCGATTACGCAGTCCGCAAAGACTGATCCAGCTTTTGCTAAAGAAGTTTATGATTATACAGTGGATCAATACGGTAAAGAATTTGCTGCTTCAAAAATGGATCCAAGACCATACTTTTTCTATTCTATATTCCAACAAAAGCTTGGTATGAATGCAGGAGCGTTAGAGACAATTAAAAAAGCAGTGGATCTTTCTCCAACTAAGCAGTCATTCTTGTATACGGAAGGTCAATTGTTAATGACGTTAAACAGAAGAGATGAAAGTACAGAAGTATTTAGAAAAGCTTACGAACTTGATAAAACAAACGTAGATGCTCTAAAGTATTATGCATATAGTCTAATAGAGAATAATAAAGCAGGGGACATAGATGCATTATTAAATGAACAAGTTAAGATTGACCCAACATTCAAAAATGATTCTGTTTGGGCTGATCCCATGGTCCTACAGGCGCTACTTGATACAAAATCATTTGAAAAAGCAATTTCAATTGCAAAACAAAGAATCGTAAATAATCCGCAAGACATACAGGCTGTAATTTCACTATCTGCTATATATCTTAAGGCGGGTGATAGATATGCTTCTATAGAGGAACTAAAGAAAATAAAAGCACTTAAGCCTGAATATACAGCTGACGTTGATAAGTATATTAAGGATATACAAGATGGAAAGGATCCTTCCTCACAACAGACTCAATAG
- the secA gene encoding preprotein translocase subunit SecA: MSIISDLFSISKKQVAKYRKIVDIINGFEPSIQALSDEELKAKTEEFRNRLNGGAVLNDILPEAFAVVREASHRTLGQRHYDVQLIGGLVLHNGNIAEMKTGEGKTLMATLAAYLNAVSGKGVHVVTVNDYLARRDAAWMGEIYYALGLSTGVVNEGESYLYDPAAVVERLGEEAEEKLEKKEDEVGAFKIVYELLRPTDKKSAYLADITYGTNNQFGFDYLRDNLEQRPDDLRQREFNYAIVDEVDSILIDESRTPLIIASPYADSGNLYVTFAELSKHLEKDVHYVVDEKFKTISVTDAGIDAAEKSLGVTNIYSEGGVKYVHHMETAIRAKALFHRDVDYIVKDNEVMIVDPSTGRLQPGRRWSEGLHQAIEAKEGVEIKKESRTYASITFQNYFRMYPKLAGMTGTGLTSQEEFLKVYGLDVIEVPTHRAISRVDKTDLIFRTEAAKFRAIAKKIKELNQVGQPVLVGTVSIEKNQLLSEFLKKEGVPHTLLNAKPEFAEKEGETVAQAGKKGAVTIATNMAGRGVDIKLGGAPGSKDLYEEIKSVGGLYIIGTERHEARRIDNQLRGRAGRQGDPGETQFYVSFEDDLMRIFANDFLNSALDKLGIEEDQPIETRIVSKQLESAQRKIEGIHFDSRKHTLQYDDVLNQQRSKVYSRRKRIVLSTPEEVETELAIFLTTSTDEEKMAIENRRAQFKGQAIANGFAEADAEKPFLYTARNIILQTIDLFWVDHLEMMEYLRSSVSLRAYGQRDPLVEYKTEGLRMYKDMELGVSGEITRLLQLVSGEITVNNTPVKTVGLRADNTLEDQSQSQGVYSGDVSNAANFVASSAHGADKVGRNDPCPCGSGKKYKKCHGQ; this comes from the coding sequence ATGAGTATTATATCTGATCTGTTTTCCATCTCTAAAAAGCAGGTGGCTAAGTATAGAAAAATCGTTGATATTATCAATGGATTTGAGCCTTCTATACAAGCCTTATCTGATGAGGAGTTAAAAGCAAAAACTGAGGAGTTTAGAAACCGTTTAAATGGCGGGGCTGTTTTGAATGACATTCTACCAGAGGCTTTTGCTGTTGTTAGAGAGGCTTCACACAGAACCCTTGGTCAACGCCATTATGATGTTCAGTTAATAGGAGGTCTAGTTCTTCACAATGGAAATATTGCAGAAATGAAAACTGGAGAAGGAAAGACTTTGATGGCAACACTAGCTGCGTACCTGAATGCAGTTTCAGGAAAAGGAGTTCATGTTGTAACTGTTAATGATTATCTTGCAAGAAGAGATGCTGCTTGGATGGGAGAAATTTATTATGCACTTGGATTATCTACCGGTGTTGTTAATGAAGGGGAGTCTTACCTTTATGATCCAGCTGCTGTTGTAGAAAGATTAGGCGAAGAGGCAGAAGAAAAACTAGAGAAAAAAGAAGATGAAGTCGGGGCATTTAAAATTGTCTATGAACTACTTAGACCAACAGACAAGAAGTCTGCGTACCTAGCTGATATAACTTATGGAACAAATAATCAATTTGGGTTTGACTATCTACGTGACAACCTAGAACAAAGACCAGATGATCTAAGACAAAGAGAATTTAATTATGCGATTGTTGACGAGGTTGACTCAATTTTGATTGATGAATCAAGAACTCCCTTGATCATTGCATCTCCTTATGCTGATTCAGGAAACTTATATGTAACTTTTGCAGAACTATCAAAACATTTAGAAAAAGATGTTCACTACGTTGTTGATGAAAAATTCAAAACAATATCTGTAACGGACGCTGGAATTGATGCTGCAGAGAAAAGCCTTGGAGTAACTAATATATATAGTGAGGGTGGTGTTAAGTATGTTCACCATATGGAAACCGCCATTAGAGCAAAGGCATTGTTCCATAGAGATGTTGATTACATAGTAAAGGATAATGAAGTTATGATTGTTGATCCTTCAACAGGAAGACTTCAACCAGGTAGAAGATGGTCAGAGGGTTTACATCAAGCTATTGAAGCTAAGGAAGGAGTAGAAATTAAAAAAGAATCAAGAACTTATGCATCTATCACATTCCAAAACTATTTTAGAATGTATCCAAAGCTAGCTGGAATGACAGGAACTGGTCTTACAAGTCAGGAAGAGTTTTTGAAAGTCTATGGACTTGATGTTATTGAGGTTCCAACACATCGCGCAATTTCTCGTGTAGACAAAACCGATCTTATTTTTAGAACAGAAGCTGCAAAGTTTAGAGCTATTGCAAAAAAGATTAAAGAATTGAATCAAGTAGGACAGCCTGTTTTGGTTGGTACTGTTTCAATTGAAAAAAACCAATTGCTATCAGAGTTTCTAAAGAAAGAGGGAGTTCCTCATACATTACTAAATGCAAAACCAGAATTTGCAGAGAAAGAAGGAGAAACAGTGGCTCAGGCCGGAAAGAAGGGTGCTGTTACTATTGCAACAAACATGGCTGGACGTGGGGTTGATATTAAACTAGGAGGAGCACCGGGATCAAAGGATTTATATGAAGAAATAAAATCAGTTGGGGGGTTGTATATAATCGGAACAGAAAGACATGAAGCCAGAAGAATTGATAATCAATTAAGAGGAAGAGCTGGAAGACAAGGGGATCCAGGCGAAACTCAATTCTACGTTTCTTTTGAAGATGACTTGATGAGAATTTTTGCAAACGATTTTCTTAACAGTGCATTGGATAAATTGGGAATAGAAGAAGACCAACCGATTGAAACAAGAATTGTGTCAAAACAACTTGAAAGTGCTCAAAGAAAGATTGAGGGTATTCACTTTGATTCCAGAAAACATACTCTTCAATATGACGATGTTTTAAATCAACAAAGAAGTAAGGTATATTCAAGAAGAAAGAGAATTGTTCTATCAACTCCCGAGGAAGTAGAAACAGAGCTTGCAATTTTCTTGACAACATCAACAGACGAGGAAAAAATGGCAATAGAAAATAGACGTGCTCAATTTAAAGGACAAGCTATTGCAAATGGGTTTGCAGAAGCAGATGCTGAGAAACCTTTCTTGTATACTGCTAGAAATATAATTCTACAAACAATAGACCTGTTCTGGGTAGATCACCTAGAGATGATGGAGTACTTGCGTTCAAGTGTGTCGCTTAGAGCGTATGGACAAAGAGATCCTCTTGTTGAGTACAAAACTGAGGGACTAAGAATGTATAAGGATATGGAGCTTGGTGTTTCTGGAGAGATCACGAGACTGCTTCAATTGGTGAGTGGAGAAATAACAGTAAATAATACACCTGTAAAGACTGTTGGATTAAGAGCTGATAATACATTAGAGGATCAATCTCAATCTCAAGGAGTTTACTCTGGTGATGTATCAAATGCCGCAAACTTTGTTGCGTCTTCTGCTCATGGAGCTGATAAGGTTGGAAGAAATGATCCATGTCCATGCGGCTCTGGAAAGAAATACAAAAAATGTCACGGTCAATAG
- a CDS encoding SDR family NAD(P)-dependent oxidoreductase, producing the protein MSKRVIITGGAGFIGSHTVEEFLLHDYEVVVIDNLSSGLKKNLENVSEKIKFVEGDIRDKSLLTENIRKGDIVVHLAGFISVPDSILRPEESHDINVNGTNTLYVVAKDMGAKRVVTASSAAIYGEPEMIPQNENNSLKSFSPYALHKTIIEKYAELYSRIFCVEHVAMRFFNVYGPRQASSGGYAAVIPIFMEKIKNDIPAEINGDGSAVRDFIYVKDVARVLRLAAEFEMTKDVSNSAVPAVLFNYFNIATGKPSTINELWSNLCKIMDKDIQPIYKPFRIGDVHTSLADVSKAKEMLKFEAETSFFDGLKSML; encoded by the coding sequence ATGTCTAAACGAGTAATAATTACAGGTGGTGCAGGCTTCATAGGTTCACATACTGTAGAAGAGTTTCTTTTACATGACTATGAGGTTGTTGTAATAGATAATTTGAGCTCAGGACTGAAAAAAAACCTAGAAAATGTTTCCGAAAAAATTAAATTTGTCGAAGGGGATATTCGCGACAAATCGTTGTTAACTGAAAATATAAGAAAAGGGGATATTGTGGTACATTTGGCTGGTTTTATATCTGTACCAGATAGCATTCTAAGACCAGAGGAGTCACATGATATAAATGTAAATGGTACAAATACATTGTATGTTGTAGCAAAAGATATGGGTGCAAAGAGAGTTGTTACAGCTTCATCTGCAGCAATATATGGCGAGCCGGAAATGATACCTCAAAATGAAAATAATAGTTTGAAATCTTTCTCTCCGTATGCGTTACATAAAACTATTATAGAAAAATATGCGGAATTATACTCTAGAATTTTTTGCGTAGAGCACGTAGCAATGAGATTTTTTAATGTATATGGTCCAAGGCAGGCATCATCAGGCGGTTACGCTGCTGTAATTCCAATATTCATGGAAAAAATTAAAAATGACATACCTGCTGAAATAAATGGCGATGGAAGTGCTGTGCGTGATTTTATATATGTTAAGGATGTAGCGAGGGTTTTACGTCTTGCTGCTGAATTTGAAATGACTAAGGATGTTAGTAATTCTGCTGTTCCAGCTGTGCTTTTTAATTATTTCAATATAGCAACAGGTAAACCATCAACTATAAATGAGCTTTGGTCTAATCTTTGTAAGATTATGGACAAGGATATACAGCCAATTTATAAACCATTTAGGATAGGGGATGTACATACTAGTTTAGCGGATGTTTCAAAAGCAAAAGAGATGCTTAAGTTTGAGGCAGAGACATCTTTTTTTGATGGTTTGAAAAGTATGTTATAG